In a single window of the Proteiniborus ethanoligenes genome:
- a CDS encoding DUF3879 family protein, translating to MKQADKISNPKNFDPSKFIEPGMDITGRSDWKKIVEVSDDIKEKVIQQTRRNFINGFGMVNDESENFNEFIKKHAQTLPVDKRASTMWTLTQIKTGEAQKLVDIVREHNPTWKHGEPFDPSIFKNYFSYTGFDKRV from the coding sequence ATGAAACAAGCAGATAAAATATCTAATCCGAAAAATTTTGATCCAAGTAAATTTATTGAACCTGGTATGGATATTACTGGGCGAAGTGATTGGAAAAAGATAGTGGAAGTTTCAGATGACATAAAAGAAAAGGTCATTCAGCAGACGAGAAGAAATTTTATTAATGGTTTTGGTATGGTAAATGATGAGAGTGAGAACTTTAACGAATTTATTAAAAAGCACGCTCAAACCTTACCTGTGGATAAACGTGCCTCAACTATGTGGACCTTGACGCAAATTAAAACAGGAGAAGCTCAAAAGTTAGTTGATATTGTGAGGGAACACAATCCGACATGGAAACATGGAGAACCTTTTGACCCAAGTATTTTCAAAAATTACTTTTCATATACTGGATTTGATAAAAGAGTATAA
- a CDS encoding phospholipase D-like domain-containing protein: MSREIRTVYGADFLISFIKFSGLRLIYDDLVEFTKTNKLRVITTSYMGASDYKAILKLLELPNTEVKISYDTKRTRLHAKAYYFKRNTGFLTAYIGSSNLSNPALSNGLEWNLKVSEYTSKDVVDSFKKTFESYWNDEEFRNFKPIDEDNRKELKESLSSKVKDDSTYIFLI, translated from the coding sequence TTGAGTAGAGAGATTAGAACAGTTTATGGGGCTGATTTTCTAATATCATTTATTAAGTTTAGTGGTCTTAGACTTATTTATGATGATTTAGTTGAGTTTACAAAAACAAATAAGCTTAGGGTAATTACAACTTCATATATGGGAGCATCAGACTATAAAGCAATACTTAAGTTATTAGAGTTACCAAATACCGAAGTGAAGATTTCTTATGATACAAAGAGGACTAGATTACATGCAAAAGCATATTATTTTAAAAGAAATACAGGTTTTCTTACAGCATATATAGGATCTTCAAATCTTTCTAATCCTGCACTATCTAATGGACTTGAGTGGAACCTTAAAGTATCAGAATATACATCTAAGGATGTAGTAGACAGCTTTAAGAAGACATTTGAAAGTTATTGGAATGATGAAGAATTTAGAAACTTTAAGCCAATAGATGAAGATAATAGAAAAGAGCTAAAGGAATCTTTAAGCAGTAAAGTAAAAGATGATAGTACTTATATATTTTTAATCTGA
- the hsdR gene encoding type I restriction-modification system endonuclease: MLENLRVKREEYESYKNLVVAATGTGKTRTILGLAYRLVKTNRFKRILFLVDRSALGNQTEDTFTDTIIEDLQTFNEIYDIKGLDEKSPELTTKLHIATVQGMVKRIMFSEDEILPVDNYDCIIVDEAHRGYLLDKEMGEVELEFRNQDDYVSKYRNVIEYFDAVKIALTATPALHTTAIFGKPVFDYSYREAVIDGYLVDHGPPLQVVTELSKEGINYKAGDVVPMYDPVTNEIINSEELPDDLNIEIDYFNKKVLNENFNRVALDQILDHISPIGKEKTLIFAATDNHADIVVRLIKEIYEDKGIEIEDDAVMKITGSIKDPLLAIKRFKNEENPTIVVTVDLLTTGVDVPEICNLVFLRRVKSRILYEQMLGRATRLCDDIEKTHFNIFDAVRLYEGLEKVTNMKPIVTRNSVKFKELIHELFQLDTEEKKKNHIDEIIAKFHRNKRKLKGKRLEEFKSHTNGKTPDEFINDLRNRNIKEMVEQIEKNKEIFNYLDEYEYNPRKIIISTHEDKVLETFTGYGKAKKPEDYLEEFGRFVNENINKIPALQIVCQRPQELTRAELKSLIQELYKHGFSEINLNTAYNQMTDADITADIISFIRQQAIGSTLIDHEERIRNAMKKVKGLQKWNKVQTQWLDRIEKQLLKESIIAKESFDTGAFKLVEVLKESINILEVS; the protein is encoded by the coding sequence ATCCTAGAGAATCTTAGAGTAAAAAGAGAAGAGTATGAATCATATAAGAACCTAGTTGTAGCAGCCACAGGAACGGGGAAAACTAGAACAATATTAGGTTTAGCATATAGACTTGTAAAGACTAATAGATTTAAGAGGATATTATTTTTAGTAGATAGATCAGCCTTAGGAAATCAAACTGAGGACACATTTACAGATACAATTATTGAAGATTTACAAACATTCAATGAAATATATGATATTAAAGGTCTTGATGAAAAATCCCCAGAACTTACTACTAAACTTCATATTGCGACTGTACAGGGGATGGTGAAAAGAATTATGTTTTCAGAAGATGAAATTCTACCTGTAGATAATTATGATTGCATTATAGTTGATGAAGCCCATAGGGGTTATCTATTGGATAAAGAAATGGGAGAAGTTGAATTAGAGTTTAGAAATCAAGATGACTATGTAAGTAAATATAGAAATGTAATAGAATATTTTGATGCTGTGAAAATTGCTCTTACGGCTACACCTGCTTTGCATACTACAGCTATTTTTGGAAAGCCTGTATTTGATTATTCCTATAGAGAAGCTGTAATTGATGGGTATTTAGTTGATCATGGCCCACCTCTACAAGTCGTAACAGAATTAAGCAAGGAAGGAATCAATTATAAAGCCGGAGATGTAGTTCCAATGTATGATCCTGTTACTAATGAGATTATAAATAGTGAAGAGTTGCCTGATGATTTAAACATAGAAATAGACTATTTTAATAAAAAGGTTTTAAATGAAAATTTCAATAGAGTAGCTTTAGATCAAATTTTAGACCATATTTCTCCAATAGGAAAAGAAAAAACTTTAATATTTGCTGCTACAGATAATCATGCAGATATAGTTGTTAGATTAATTAAGGAGATATATGAAGATAAAGGCATTGAGATTGAAGATGATGCTGTAATGAAGATAACAGGTTCAATAAAAGACCCATTATTAGCTATAAAGAGGTTTAAGAATGAAGAAAATCCAACTATTGTAGTTACAGTTGATTTGTTGACAACAGGAGTTGATGTACCTGAGATATGTAATTTAGTTTTTTTAAGAAGAGTAAAATCAAGAATACTTTATGAGCAGATGCTAGGAAGAGCCACAAGGTTATGTGATGATATAGAAAAAACTCATTTTAATATATTTGATGCTGTTAGATTATATGAAGGATTAGAAAAAGTTACTAATATGAAGCCAATAGTTACAAGAAATAGTGTAAAGTTTAAAGAATTAATTCATGAGCTGTTTCAATTAGATACTGAGGAGAAAAAGAAAAACCATATAGATGAAATTATTGCTAAATTTCATAGAAATAAAAGGAAACTTAAAGGTAAAAGATTAGAAGAGTTTAAATCACATACAAATGGAAAAACACCTGATGAATTTATTAATGATTTGAGAAATAGAAACATAAAGGAAATGGTAGAACAAATAGAAAAAAACAAAGAAATATTTAACTATTTAGATGAATATGAGTATAATCCGAGAAAGATTATTATATCAACTCATGAAGATAAGGTATTAGAAACTTTCACTGGTTATGGAAAGGCTAAAAAGCCAGAGGATTATTTAGAGGAATTTGGTAGATTTGTTAATGAAAATATCAACAAGATACCAGCATTACAAATTGTATGTCAAAGGCCTCAGGAACTTACTAGGGCAGAATTAAAATCTTTAATTCAAGAATTATATAAACATGGCTTTTCAGAAATAAACCTAAACACAGCATACAATCAAATGACAGATGCCGATATAACAGCCGATATTATTAGCTTTATAAGACAGCAGGCAATAGGTAGTACTTTAATAGACCATGAAGAAAGAATAAGAAATGCTATGAAAAAAGTAAAAGGACTTCAAAAATGGAACAAAGTACAAACTCAATGGCTAGATAGAATTGAAAAACAGTTATTAAAGGAATCTATAATTGCTAAAGAATCCTTTGACACAGGAGCTTTTAAACTAGTGGAGGTTTTGAAAGAATCAATAAACATTTTGGAGGTAAGTTAG
- a CDS encoding N-6 DNA methylase, which produces MNNQEIVNKLWNLCNVLRDDGITYHQYVTELTYILFLKMAKETGSENSIPEEYRWDRLVEKEGIELKNFYRKLLLELGANGKGKIKEIYTNANSNIDEPKNLDKIVKFIDELDWYSAKEEGLGNLYEGLLEKNANEKKSGAGQYFTPRPLINVIVELIDPQPGERCNDPAAGTFGFMIAADKYIKDKTDELFDLDEKLQEFQKKEAFTGCELVQETHRLALMNAMLHDIEGEIYLGDTLSNLGKKMKDFDVVMTNPPFGTKKGGERPTRDDLTYLSSNKQLNFLQHIYRSLKKDGKARAAVVLPDNVLFQDGDGQRIREDLMDKCNLHTILRLPTGIFYAQGVKTNVLFFTRGTTDKDNTKEVWFYDLRTNMESFGKRNMLTEEHFKDFINAYEAEDRSKLNDERWNRFTREEIKAKGDSLDLGLIKDESLIDYEDLPDPIESAEDAVAKLEEATDLLMSVIKELRLLEGDN; this is translated from the coding sequence ATGAACAATCAAGAAATCGTAAATAAGCTATGGAACTTATGTAATGTACTTAGAGATGATGGAATAACATATCACCAATATGTTACTGAGTTGACTTATATATTATTTTTAAAAATGGCAAAGGAAACAGGAAGCGAAAACAGTATTCCTGAAGAATATAGATGGGATAGACTTGTAGAAAAAGAAGGAATTGAGCTTAAAAACTTTTACAGAAAGTTACTATTGGAGTTAGGTGCAAATGGAAAGGGAAAAATTAAAGAAATCTACACCAATGCTAATTCCAATATAGATGAACCTAAAAACCTAGATAAGATAGTTAAATTTATTGATGAGTTAGATTGGTATAGTGCAAAGGAAGAAGGGCTAGGAAATCTATATGAGGGATTATTAGAGAAGAATGCTAATGAAAAGAAATCAGGAGCAGGTCAATACTTTACTCCAAGACCACTTATTAATGTAATAGTAGAGCTAATAGACCCACAGCCGGGTGAAAGATGCAATGACCCTGCAGCTGGAACCTTTGGATTTATGATAGCAGCAGATAAATATATCAAAGATAAAACCGATGAGCTATTTGATTTAGATGAAAAATTACAAGAATTCCAAAAGAAAGAAGCCTTTACAGGATGTGAATTAGTACAGGAAACCCATAGATTAGCTTTGATGAATGCTATGTTACATGATATAGAAGGAGAAATTTACCTTGGAGATACACTATCAAATCTAGGTAAGAAAATGAAGGATTTTGATGTTGTTATGACTAACCCGCCTTTTGGTACTAAAAAAGGTGGAGAAAGGCCAACTAGGGATGATTTAACATACTTATCATCCAATAAGCAGCTAAACTTTCTACAACATATCTATCGTTCATTAAAGAAAGATGGTAAAGCTAGAGCAGCCGTGGTATTACCTGATAATGTACTATTCCAAGATGGAGATGGTCAGAGAATAAGAGAAGATTTAATGGATAAATGTAACCTCCATACAATACTCAGACTACCTACCGGTATTTTTTATGCTCAAGGGGTAAAGACCAATGTATTATTCTTCACTAGAGGAACTACAGACAAAGATAATACAAAGGAAGTATGGTTTTATGATTTAAGAACAAACATGGAATCCTTTGGTAAGAGAAATATGCTGACAGAAGAACATTTTAAAGATTTTATAAATGCATATGAAGCTGAGGACAGAAGTAAATTAAATGATGAAAGATGGAATAGATTTACTAGAGAGGAAATTAAGGCAAAGGGAGATAGCTTAGATTTAGGATTAATAAAAGATGAATCATTAATAGATTATGAAGATTTACCAGACCCGATAGAATCTGCAGAGGATGCAGTAGCAAAACTAGAAGAAGCCACAGACCTTCTAATGAGTGTCATAAAAGAGCTTAGACTCTTGGAGGGGGATAATTAA
- a CDS encoding restriction endonuclease subunit S, protein MAKKTIEELLKEALVPVERQPYKVPDNWVWVKLLEGGAECLDKFRKPVNANEREKRRGNVPYYGATGQVGWIDDYLTNEELVLVGEDGAPFYELLKDKAYIIDGKAWVNNHAHILKSYYGHYGNLYLMHYLNQFNYHGYVNGTTRLKLTQGKMKEIPIPLSPLREQQRIVTKIESLFSKVDESRELIEEAREGFENRKAAIFAKAFRGELTDKWRKKHNEVETAEILMKKIQEAIHKNKISQLKNIDDIIDIPYEVPMSWHWIRLGSILRVSSGDGLTSSNMNLDGNIPVYGGNGITGVHDNYNIDTVSIIIGRVGANCGNVHITEEKAWITDNALIVKYPEEYINRSFLYYLLTYLELGQYNSSSAQPVISGIKIYPVLAPLPPLEEQHEIVRILENLLSFESKIEELTRLEEQIELLKKSILTKAFRGELDTNDPTEESAIELLKEVLKEKI, encoded by the coding sequence ATGGCGAAGAAGACAATTGAGGAATTATTGAAGGAAGCATTGGTGCCGGTAGAAAGACAGCCTTATAAGGTGCCTGATAATTGGGTTTGGGTTAAACTTTTAGAAGGTGGAGCTGAGTGTTTAGATAAGTTTCGAAAGCCTGTAAATGCAAATGAGAGGGAAAAAAGAAGAGGAAATGTTCCTTACTACGGTGCAACGGGACAAGTGGGATGGATAGATGATTATTTAACGAATGAAGAGTTAGTATTAGTAGGTGAAGATGGGGCACCATTTTATGAACTGCTAAAAGATAAAGCATATATTATTGATGGAAAGGCTTGGGTAAATAATCATGCTCATATACTGAAATCATACTATGGACACTATGGTAACTTATATTTGATGCATTATTTAAATCAATTTAATTATCATGGTTATGTTAACGGAACAACAAGATTAAAACTTACACAGGGAAAAATGAAAGAGATTCCTATACCACTTTCACCACTGCGAGAACAACAACGCATAGTAACTAAAATTGAATCTCTATTTTCTAAAGTAGATGAATCAAGAGAACTAATAGAAGAAGCAAGAGAAGGTTTTGAAAATAGAAAAGCAGCTATTTTTGCAAAGGCTTTTAGAGGAGAATTGACAGATAAATGGAGAAAAAAGCATAATGAAGTGGAAACAGCTGAAATATTGATGAAAAAGATTCAAGAGGCAATTCATAAAAATAAGATTAGTCAATTAAAGAATATAGATGATATTATTGATATACCATATGAAGTTCCAATGAGTTGGCATTGGATAAGACTAGGTAGTATATTGAGAGTATCTTCTGGAGACGGTTTGACTAGTAGCAATATGAATTTGGATGGTAATATTCCTGTATATGGAGGTAATGGAATAACAGGAGTACATGATAATTATAATATAGATACGGTATCTATTATTATTGGAAGAGTTGGAGCTAATTGTGGTAACGTACATATTACCGAAGAAAAAGCTTGGATAACTGATAATGCTCTTATAGTAAAATATCCTGAAGAATATATAAATAGAAGTTTTCTATATTATTTGTTGACATATTTAGAATTAGGGCAATACAATAGTTCATCTGCTCAACCAGTAATATCAGGGATTAAAATCTATCCAGTATTAGCACCTTTACCTCCACTAGAAGAACAACATGAAATAGTCCGTATTCTAGAGAATCTTCTATCCTTCGAATCAAAAATAGAAGAATTAACTAGGCTTGAAGAACAAATAGAACTCTTGAAAAAATCCATACTAACAAAGGCCTTTAGAGGAGAATTAGATACTAATGATCCTACAGAAGAATCAGCTATTGAATTATTGAAAGAAGTCTTAAAAGAGAAAATTTAA
- the ychF gene encoding redox-regulated ATPase YchF, producing MKLGIVGLPNVGKSTLFNAITAAGAESANYPFCTIEPNVGVVAVPDERLKVLTKLLNSEKEVPTAIEFFDIAGLVKGASNGEGLGNKFLSHIREVEAIVHVVRCFEDENITHVEGRISPIDDIEIINIELMLSDLDILNRRIQKTEKLVKSDKTLQKELDILNTIKETIEAGNSVRSIDFTEEEKRFVKELGLLSYKPILYVANISEEDLMSNPENEYVKQVIDYAKAENSEVIIISAQIEAEMSELTDEEKDSFLKDLGLHESGLNKLIKASYRLLGLMSFLTTGPKETRAWTIKIGTKAPQAAGKIHSDMEKGFIRAEVVSYNDLVSCGGYPQAREKGLVRLEGKEYVMQDGDVVLFRFNV from the coding sequence ATGAAACTAGGAATTGTGGGGCTGCCTAATGTTGGTAAAAGCACTCTCTTCAATGCAATAACTGCCGCAGGAGCAGAATCAGCTAATTATCCTTTTTGTACTATAGAGCCTAATGTAGGTGTAGTAGCTGTTCCAGACGAAAGATTGAAGGTCTTAACAAAATTATTAAATTCTGAAAAAGAAGTACCTACTGCTATAGAGTTCTTTGATATTGCAGGCTTAGTTAAAGGAGCTAGCAATGGAGAAGGGTTGGGAAACAAGTTCTTATCACATATAAGAGAGGTAGAAGCAATAGTCCATGTAGTAAGATGTTTTGAAGATGAAAACATAACTCACGTAGAAGGCAGAATAAGTCCAATAGACGATATTGAAATTATTAATATTGAGCTTATGCTTTCAGATTTGGACATACTTAACAGGAGAATACAAAAAACAGAAAAGCTAGTTAAGTCTGATAAGACTCTACAAAAAGAGCTTGATATATTAAATACTATCAAAGAAACCATAGAAGCAGGAAACTCTGTAAGATCTATTGATTTTACCGAAGAAGAAAAGCGCTTTGTAAAAGAGTTAGGGTTACTATCATATAAGCCTATTTTATATGTGGCTAATATTTCTGAAGAAGACCTAATGTCAAATCCAGAAAATGAATATGTTAAACAAGTAATTGATTATGCTAAAGCAGAAAATTCAGAGGTCATAATAATATCTGCACAGATTGAGGCTGAAATGTCTGAGCTTACTGATGAAGAAAAGGACAGCTTTTTAAAGGATTTAGGTCTTCATGAATCAGGACTAAACAAACTAATAAAAGCTAGCTATAGACTTTTAGGTCTTATGAGCTTTTTAACTACTGGACCTAAAGAAACTAGAGCTTGGACTATTAAAATAGGTACAAAAGCACCTCAAGCAGCTGGAAAGATTCACTCAGATATGGAAAAAGGCTTTATAAGAGCCGAGGTAGTTAGCTATAATGACCTTGTGAGCTGTGGAGGCTATCCTCAAGCAAGAGAAAAAGGACTAGTAAGGTTAGAGGGAAAAGAGTATGTTATGCAAGATGGAGATGTGGTGTTGTTTAGATTCAATGTGTAG
- a CDS encoding YhcN/YlaJ family sporulation lipoprotein, which yields MKNRVHILILIIILFIVLILSGCQAARKPSPNNIMEEENITGEREITEANKDVIKGEAVADTLVDLTGIDDATVMFWHNKAIVAVNVSEGEEGVISEELRKKIIDTVKTFDAEVSEIDITADKKLFYRLDDIQQAMIRGKQSKTVNQDIEDIIRAIAKKK from the coding sequence ATGAAAAATAGAGTTCACATACTTATATTGATCATCATTCTCTTTATTGTGCTGATTTTATCAGGTTGTCAAGCTGCTAGAAAACCTTCACCAAATAATATTATGGAAGAAGAAAATATTACAGGAGAAAGGGAGATTACTGAAGCTAACAAAGATGTAATAAAAGGCGAAGCCGTAGCAGACACTTTAGTAGATTTGACAGGAATAGATGATGCAACAGTAATGTTTTGGCACAACAAAGCCATAGTAGCAGTTAATGTATCAGAGGGAGAAGAAGGAGTAATTTCAGAAGAATTAAGAAAAAAAATAATAGATACAGTAAAGACCTTTGATGCAGAAGTTTCAGAAATAGATATAACAGCAGATAAAAAATTATTCTATAGACTTGATGATATACAGCAGGCAATGATAAGAGGAAAGCAGTCAAAAACTGTTAACCAAGATATAGAAGATATAATAAGAGCCATCGCAAAGAAAAAATAA
- a CDS encoding ferrochelatase, with amino-acid sequence MELYLNGLEQKNKGKAVMLVYEGEAEKYNLKKSIANIKEDRNLKDIILSPFILWSKKRYYNELGKSDYKENTLKVKNQLQDLLSDEFKVYLSYIYDTTYVEEALIQIVNDGYRDVIICPVILSDGQNLSILKSRIEKMKLFKLNITVKYTESLWDSETIENSYEELISQHIDDDNPGNTGIVLVGEGQRGYRKNKYLKGLKEDSMFRNRIKTKLAESYHLNENKIKTGWFNYIEPNYMDSINTILEYNLGKVLIIYTKPSVTNIENIIITQKIRSRPDIPEGVKVLIIDGFLKDSKFINELKNRIEFTNFQKWE; translated from the coding sequence ATGGAGTTGTATTTAAATGGACTAGAACAAAAGAATAAGGGCAAGGCAGTAATGCTTGTATACGAAGGAGAAGCAGAAAAATATAATTTAAAGAAAAGCATAGCTAATATTAAGGAAGATAGGAACCTAAAAGATATAATTCTTTCTCCATTTATATTATGGTCTAAAAAAAGATATTATAATGAGCTTGGGAAAAGTGACTATAAAGAAAATACCTTAAAAGTGAAAAACCAACTACAAGACCTATTATCTGATGAATTTAAAGTATACTTATCCTACATTTATGATACTACTTATGTAGAAGAAGCTTTAATCCAGATTGTTAATGATGGATACAGAGATGTAATAATCTGTCCAGTAATTTTATCGGATGGGCAGAATCTAAGTATATTAAAATCAAGAATAGAAAAAATGAAATTGTTTAAATTAAATATTACTGTAAAATATACTGAAAGTCTATGGGACAGCGAAACTATAGAAAATTCATATGAAGAGCTTATTAGTCAGCATATAGATGATGACAACCCAGGGAATACAGGTATAGTACTAGTAGGTGAAGGGCAAAGAGGCTATAGAAAAAACAAATACTTAAAGGGATTAAAAGAAGATTCAATGTTTAGAAACAGAATTAAAACAAAATTAGCAGAATCCTACCACCTCAATGAAAATAAAATTAAGACAGGATGGTTTAATTACATAGAACCTAATTATATGGACTCTATTAACACAATATTAGAATATAATTTAGGAAAGGTTTTGATAATATATACTAAGCCATCAGTTACTAATATTGAAAATATAATTATTACACAAAAAATACGCTCTAGGCCAGATATTCCTGAAGGAGTCAAGGTGCTGATTATAGATGGATTTTTAAAGGATTCAAAATTTATAAACGAACTGAAGAATAGGATTGAATTTACAAATTTCCAAAAATGGGAATAA
- the yfmF gene encoding EF-P 5-aminopentanol modification-associated protein YfmF codes for MEYIRKEIGDGIGLNIINTDKFKSSLLSFSFIRPLSDEEASLNALIPLVLRQGTENYRTSIDIERKLEELYGANLSIDVNKKGEKHIIKFSIEGANVDFTGEADYAVKLLEMLLEIIYNPLLENGAFLEKYIYQEKENMIKRIESRINDKKQYAVERCIEEMCRGEKFSIYKFGSAEDVKKITKDNLYSHYQKMLKTSFIEITAVGKEFHFEDKLYKSLELQRNDIVHIQRENISSKKLSGKSVIYEKMDVNQGKLILGYRINIPYENPLFNAFIVGNEILGGGPNSKLFTYVRERESLAYYVYSQILKYKSIMLVSSGIETDKFEKTKEIIKMQVEEIIKGNFSEEDINNAKNSIVTSIKTLQDSNYSLAEFYLTNVISKENKSFDEYIYNICKVNREEIIKSFKDLKLDTIYFLTNETIETRSEERYFEH; via the coding sequence ATGGAGTATATAAGAAAAGAAATTGGAGATGGCATAGGTCTTAATATAATAAATACTGATAAATTTAAATCTAGTCTTTTAAGCTTTAGTTTTATAAGACCACTATCTGACGAAGAGGCTTCATTAAACGCTTTAATACCACTAGTACTAAGGCAAGGTACTGAAAATTATAGGACTAGTATTGATATAGAAAGAAAACTTGAGGAGCTATATGGTGCAAACCTAAGTATAGATGTGAATAAAAAAGGTGAGAAGCATATAATTAAATTTTCTATTGAGGGAGCTAATGTTGACTTTACAGGGGAAGCAGATTATGCTGTAAAACTGTTGGAAATGTTGTTAGAAATCATATACAATCCATTGCTTGAAAATGGTGCTTTCTTAGAAAAATACATATATCAGGAAAAAGAAAACATGATTAAAAGAATAGAGAGTCGTATTAACGATAAAAAACAATATGCTGTGGAAAGATGTATAGAAGAAATGTGTAGAGGCGAAAAGTTTAGTATATATAAGTTTGGAAGTGCAGAAGATGTAAAAAAGATAACAAAAGACAATCTGTATTCCCATTATCAAAAAATGCTAAAGACTAGTTTTATAGAGATAACAGCAGTAGGTAAAGAATTTCATTTTGAGGATAAGCTATATAAAAGCCTTGAGCTACAAAGAAATGATATTGTACATATACAAAGAGAAAATATATCAAGTAAAAAGCTAAGTGGTAAAAGTGTAATATATGAGAAAATGGATGTTAATCAGGGAAAATTAATACTAGGCTATAGAATAAACATACCTTATGAGAACCCACTGTTTAACGCCTTTATTGTAGGCAATGAAATACTTGGAGGAGGACCAAATTCTAAGCTTTTTACCTATGTTAGAGAAAGGGAAAGCCTAGCCTATTATGTATACTCGCAAATATTAAAATACAAATCAATTATGCTAGTTTCTTCTGGAATTGAAACAGATAAATTTGAAAAAACAAAAGAAATTATAAAAATGCAAGTGGAGGAAATAATAAAGGGAAATTTTTCAGAAGAAGATATTAATAATGCTAAAAATTCTATAGTCACATCCATAAAAACCTTACAAGATAGCAATTATTCCCTAGCAGAATTCTACTTAACTAATGTGATATCCAAAGAAAATAAATCTTTTGATGAATATATCTATAATATATGTAAGGTTAATAGGGAGGAAATAATCAAATCTTTTAAAGATTTAAAACTAGATACTATTTATTTCTTAACAAACGAAACAATAGAAACCAGAAGTGAGGAGAGATACTTTGAGCATTAG